In Deinococcus proteolyticus MRP, a single genomic region encodes these proteins:
- a CDS encoding argininosuccinate synthase — translation MTQREKIVLAYSGGLDTSIIIKWLQQERGYDVVAFTADLGQGAEVDEAREKAIRTGAVSAYALDLREEFVRDYVFPMMRSSALYEGYYLLGTSIARPLIAKKMVELAEKEGAVAVSHGATGKGNDQVRFELSVLSLNPELQTVAPWREWDFQGRADLEAFAQEHGIPVPTSKKSPWSIDANMLHVSYEGGLLEDPWAEPPADLCKMTANLEDAPDQPEYVEIEYVNGDPVAINGEALSPAALLQKANELGGKHGIGRIDLVENRFVGMKSRGIYETPGGTVLYHGRRAVESLTLDREVLHQRDALGPKYAELVYNGFWFAPEREALQVYMDHVASRVTGTARLKLYKGNCVVVGRKAPRSLYDQELVSFEAGGDYRQADAGAFIRLNALRLRVESWADRARKTPTPESYVPNEPEEVRGD, via the coding sequence ATGACCCAGCGCGAAAAGATTGTGCTCGCCTACAGCGGCGGCCTCGACACCTCCATCATCATCAAGTGGCTGCAGCAGGAGCGTGGCTACGACGTGGTGGCCTTTACGGCCGACCTGGGACAGGGGGCAGAGGTAGACGAGGCACGCGAAAAGGCTATTAGGACCGGCGCAGTGAGTGCTTATGCGCTAGACCTGCGCGAAGAATTCGTCCGCGATTACGTGTTTCCCATGATGCGGTCCAGCGCTCTGTACGAGGGGTACTACCTGCTGGGCACCTCCATCGCCCGCCCCCTGATTGCCAAAAAGATGGTGGAGCTGGCCGAGAAAGAAGGCGCGGTGGCCGTTAGTCACGGCGCCACCGGCAAGGGAAACGACCAGGTGCGCTTCGAGCTGTCGGTGCTGTCCCTGAACCCGGAGTTGCAGACGGTCGCCCCCTGGCGCGAATGGGACTTTCAGGGCCGCGCCGACCTGGAAGCGTTCGCGCAGGAACACGGCATTCCGGTGCCCACCAGCAAGAAGTCGCCCTGGAGTATCGACGCCAACATGCTGCACGTGTCCTACGAGGGCGGCCTGCTGGAAGACCCCTGGGCCGAGCCACCCGCCGACCTGTGCAAGATGACCGCGAACCTGGAAGATGCGCCTGACCAGCCCGAATACGTGGAAATCGAGTATGTGAACGGCGACCCGGTGGCCATCAACGGCGAAGCCCTCAGCCCCGCCGCGCTGCTGCAAAAGGCCAACGAGCTGGGCGGCAAGCACGGCATCGGCCGGATTGACCTGGTGGAGAACCGCTTTGTGGGCATGAAGTCGCGCGGTATCTACGAAACGCCCGGCGGCACGGTGCTCTATCACGGCCGCCGCGCCGTGGAAAGTCTGACGCTGGACCGCGAGGTGCTGCACCAGCGTGACGCCCTGGGCCCCAAGTACGCCGAGCTGGTGTACAACGGCTTTTGGTTCGCCCCCGAGCGTGAAGCGTTGCAGGTCTACATGGACCATGTGGCGAGCCGTGTGACCGGCACTGCCCGCCTGAAGCTGTACAAGGGCAACTGCGTGGTGGTGGGCCGCAAGGCTCCGCGCAGCCTCTACGACCAGGAGCTGGTGTCGTTCGAGGCCGGCGGCGATTACCGTCAGGCCGACGCCGGGGCCTTTATCCGCCTGAACGCCCTGCGCCTGCGGGTCGAGAGCTGGGCCGACCGCGCCCGGAAGACACCTACGCCCGAAAGCTACGTGCCCAACGAACCTGAAGAGGTTCGGGGCGACTGA
- a CDS encoding winged helix-turn-helix domain-containing protein, translating into MGILTATRVRRVITLYREGGLDALKERIHPGSKSQITPEIGEDLKRLIAQDDRVWTAKTVGEYLVQEHGIHLKHTAITDQLHKLGLTWQRTRYVVAGQADPEEKARFKENLEVVKRGPSSAS; encoded by the coding sequence ATGGGTATCCTGACTGCTACCCGCGTACGTCGTGTCATTACCCTTTACCGCGAAGGTGGCCTAGATGCGCTCAAAGAGCGCATCCACCCTGGAAGCAAGAGTCAGATTACGCCTGAGATTGGCGAAGATTTGAAACGGCTGATTGCTCAAGATGACCGAGTGTGGACCGCCAAGACAGTGGGTGAATATCTCGTCCAAGAACATGGCATACACCTCAAACACACGGCTATTACGGACCAGCTCCATAAGCTGGGACTGACTTGGCAGCGTACCCGCTACGTCGTTGCTGGACAAGCTGACCCAGAGGAAAAAGCCAGGTTCAAGGAAAACCTTGAAGTGGTAAAAAGGGGGCCAAGTTCGGCCTCCTGA
- a CDS encoding BON domain-containing protein, which translates to MTRFRNDRYEDDRDDRQGAGRRSRSDFSGSTDMDRQYGQDQYGQDQTRRSMGMGSDAYRDTQDFRDSGMMGSGNRQGSFGAGMTEDRYDRMGRPTGGMGYGADSGLGSMGGMGSYRQSNSDQSSFGQRGFGQRDSTGQGQLGRDFGQSSYSQSSYGQPSHDQPSYDQSRLGQGSYSPLGSVGQDRYSQGDRYGQSAVGGSMAGLGQGQSHRGKGPKGYQRSDERIKEEVSDALHDDHYVDASEIEVQVQGGEVTLTGTVSDRQQKRHAEDCAERVRGVKDVHNHVRVQSGGMSGHSDMSGQDMSSAGVPSGGDLTTGSRDTGETATLTTPGSTTQDSTSQGSSIAGEDHRQ; encoded by the coding sequence ATGACCCGTTTCCGCAACGACCGCTATGAAGATGACCGCGACGACCGCCAAGGTGCTGGCCGGCGCAGTCGCTCTGACTTCTCCGGCAGCACCGACATGGACCGCCAATATGGCCAGGACCAGTATGGGCAGGACCAGACGCGCCGCAGCATGGGCATGGGCAGCGACGCCTACCGTGACACCCAGGACTTCCGCGACTCCGGCATGATGGGCAGCGGCAACCGCCAAGGCAGCTTCGGTGCCGGTATGACCGAGGACCGCTATGACCGCATGGGCCGCCCGACGGGTGGTATGGGCTACGGCGCCGATTCCGGCCTGGGCAGCATGGGCGGCATGGGCAGCTACCGTCAGAGCAACTCCGACCAGAGCAGCTTTGGACAGAGGGGCTTCGGACAGAGGGACAGCACGGGCCAGGGCCAACTGGGGCGCGACTTCGGCCAGTCCAGCTACAGCCAGTCCAGCTACGGCCAGCCTAGTCATGATCAGCCCAGTTATGATCAGTCCCGCCTTGGACAGGGCAGCTATAGCCCGCTGGGCAGTGTCGGCCAGGACCGCTACAGCCAGGGTGACCGTTACGGCCAGAGCGCGGTGGGCGGCAGCATGGCCGGCCTGGGGCAGGGCCAGAGCCACCGGGGCAAGGGCCCCAAGGGCTACCAGCGCAGCGACGAGCGCATCAAGGAAGAGGTCAGCGACGCCCTGCATGATGACCACTATGTGGACGCCAGCGAGATTGAAGTGCAGGTGCAGGGCGGCGAAGTCACCCTGACCGGCACCGTCAGCGACCGCCAGCAAAAGCGCCATGCCGAGGACTGCGCCGAGCGGGTGCGCGGTGTGAAGGATGTCCACAACCATGTCCGCGTGCAGTCGGGCGGCATGTCAGGTCACAGCGATATGTCGGGTCAGGACATGAGTAGCGCAGGTGTCCCGAGTGGCGGCGACCTGACCACCGGCAGCCGTGATACTGGCGAAACGGCCACCCTGACCACCCCCGGCAGCACCACCCAGGACAGCACCAGCCAGGGCAGCAGCATCGCCGGCGAAGATCACCGCCAGTAA
- a CDS encoding SLATT domain-containing protein — MRQLYGRTAYSHKTHEKQADLELELYKRLTNGQIWFSALTTTSLILALLGDNKLGTIVGALIATLQFGLTIYLKEINLQEKASSHSETAQALWSVREDLMSLITDMHDNRLDIDEVVEKRREMLDRLLHIYSASLRTSSRAYAMAQNSLKRAGDLSFGEEELDNLIN, encoded by the coding sequence ATTCGCCAATTATATGGCAGGACTGCATATTCACACAAGACGCATGAAAAACAAGCCGACCTAGAGTTAGAACTCTATAAACGCCTCACAAACGGACAGATTTGGTTTTCAGCGTTAACAACGACCAGTCTGATTTTAGCCCTTCTTGGCGATAATAAATTGGGAACGATTGTTGGCGCGTTAATAGCTACTTTGCAATTTGGATTAACTATCTACCTCAAAGAAATTAATCTTCAGGAGAAGGCAAGTAGTCATTCGGAAACAGCCCAGGCATTATGGAGTGTGCGTGAAGATTTGATGTCCCTTATAACAGATATGCATGATAATAGGCTTGATATTGATGAGGTTGTTGAGAAGAGGAGGGAAATGTTGGATAGGTTGCTACATATATATTCGGCGTCGCTAAGGACAAGTTCTAGAGCTTACGCCATGGCGCAAAATTCTCTAAAGCGAGCAGGAGACTTATCTTTTGGGGAAGAAGAGCTTGATAATTTAATAAATTAG
- a CDS encoding alpha/beta hydrolase — protein MTTHPARLSARPDPTASHAPPAERGLLPLGLGQGRDGLLYVPTTHPLEGPRPLLVACHGAGSTASHSIRPFVDAAEQHGLILLACDSRGGTWDVIRGGYGPDVDFIDRALALVFSRYAIDPQHLALDGFSDGASYALSLGLGNGDLFSHLLGFSPGFLAPAAQVGQPRIFVSHGTADRVLPIDRCGRVIREQLEGAGHDLHYVEFEGGHTVPPEVQREALAWWLG, from the coding sequence ATGACCACCCACCCCGCCCGCCTGAGCGCCCGCCCTGACCCCACCGCTTCCCACGCGCCCCCCGCCGAGCGCGGCCTGCTGCCGCTTGGGCTGGGGCAGGGGAGAGACGGGCTGCTGTACGTGCCCACCACTCACCCGCTGGAAGGGCCACGCCCGCTGCTGGTGGCTTGCCACGGCGCGGGAAGTACCGCCAGCCATTCTATCCGCCCCTTCGTGGACGCTGCCGAGCAGCACGGCCTTATTCTGTTGGCCTGCGACTCACGCGGCGGCACCTGGGATGTGATTCGCGGCGGCTACGGCCCCGACGTGGACTTTATAGACCGTGCCCTGGCCCTGGTGTTCAGCCGCTACGCCATAGACCCGCAGCACCTGGCGCTGGACGGCTTTTCGGACGGGGCCAGCTACGCCCTGTCGCTGGGCCTGGGCAACGGCGACCTGTTCAGCCACCTGCTTGGCTTTTCGCCTGGTTTCCTGGCCCCCGCCGCGCAGGTGGGCCAGCCGCGCATTTTCGTGTCGCACGGCACCGCAGACCGCGTGCTCCCGATCGACCGCTGTGGGCGGGTAATTCGGGAGCAGCTGGAAGGCGCGGGGCACGACCTGCACTACGTGGAGTTTGAAGGCGGGCATACCGTACCGCCAGAGGTGCAGCGGGAGGCACTGGCGTGGTGGCTGGGGTGA
- the carB gene encoding carbamoyl-phosphate synthase large subunit, which produces MPKRTDLQTILILGSGPIQIGQAAEFDYSGTQALKALKSEGYRVILVNSNPATIMTDPDLADATYLEPLTPEFVRRVIEKERPDAVLPTLGGQTALNLAMELHENGTLEEFGVELIGANAEAIHKGEDREAFQAAMQKIGVETARGKMVHSMEEAIEYQKELGLPVVIRPSFTLGGTGGGIAHTYEDFLKITEGGLRDSPVTSVLLEESILGWKEYELEVMRDTADTVVIITSIENFDPMGVHTGDSITVAPAQTLSDVEYQELRDQSLKIIREIGVDTGGSNIQYAVNPEDGRVIVIEMNPRVSRSSALASKATGFPIAKIAALLAVGYHLDELPNDITKETPAAFEPTIDYVVTKIPRFAFEKFPGTPDALGTQMRSVGEVMAIGRTFKESLQKALRSIEADVRGEFAAMTRDELRSLLYPNPRRIEAVIELIRRGESVDALHDATKINTWFLNQIREIIDAEKEIAALGPIAEWKYEYWREIKRLGFSDARLGEIVNLSELQVRELRKKAKATPVYKTVDTCAAEFEAFTPYHYSTYEWEDEVRSTDKPKVVILGSGPNRIGQGVEFDYATVHAVWALQEAGYETIMVNSNPETVSTDYDTADRLYFEPLTFEDVMNIIEHEKPVGVIVQLGGQTPLKLAQRLADAGAPIIGTSPETIHQAEDRASFNELCERLGIPQPLGKVAATPTQAERLAEELGFPLMARPSYVLGGRAMRTVRSMPELKTYLKEVYAAVEGQPSILLDQFLEGALELDVDCLCDGQSAVVAGIMEHIEAAGVHSGDSACIIPPVSLSAELLETVKKTTERLALELGVRGLMNVQYAVKDGVPYILEANPRASRTVPYVSKATGHPLAKYAARIAAGETLEQIGLRETPVPGMYSVKEVHLPFLKFAGVQPILGPEMKSTGESMGIDRDPYLAFYRAQIGAKNMLPLSGSAVVLGEGLDDVAAMLESAGLSVSREAGQDLPDLLIDTTESGLLRQALERGKAIVTTREAAEWTAKAIKVAVDAGELGVTGLQEWVK; this is translated from the coding sequence ATGCCTAAGCGAACTGACCTCCAGACCATCCTGATTCTCGGCAGCGGCCCCATTCAAATTGGGCAAGCGGCCGAGTTCGACTATTCCGGCACCCAGGCGCTCAAGGCGCTCAAGAGCGAGGGCTACCGCGTCATTCTGGTGAACTCCAACCCGGCCACCATCATGACCGACCCCGACCTGGCCGACGCGACCTATCTGGAGCCGCTCACCCCAGAGTTCGTGCGCCGGGTGATTGAGAAGGAGCGCCCCGACGCCGTACTGCCCACGCTGGGCGGCCAGACGGCCCTGAACCTGGCGATGGAGCTGCACGAGAACGGCACGCTGGAAGAATTCGGCGTGGAGCTGATTGGCGCGAATGCCGAAGCCATCCACAAGGGCGAAGACCGCGAAGCCTTCCAGGCCGCCATGCAGAAAATCGGCGTGGAAACGGCACGCGGCAAGATGGTCCACTCGATGGAAGAGGCCATCGAGTACCAAAAGGAACTGGGCCTGCCCGTCGTCATCCGTCCTAGCTTCACGCTGGGCGGCACGGGCGGCGGCATCGCCCACACCTACGAAGATTTCCTGAAAATCACCGAGGGCGGCCTGCGCGATAGCCCCGTGACCAGCGTGCTGCTGGAAGAATCCATCCTGGGCTGGAAGGAATACGAGCTGGAAGTGATGCGTGACACCGCCGACACGGTGGTCATCATCACCTCTATCGAGAACTTCGACCCGATGGGCGTGCATACCGGCGACTCCATCACGGTGGCCCCCGCGCAGACGCTGAGCGACGTGGAGTATCAGGAACTGCGCGACCAGTCGCTGAAAATCATTCGTGAGATTGGGGTAGATACCGGCGGCTCCAACATTCAGTACGCCGTGAACCCCGAAGACGGGCGCGTGATTGTGATTGAGATGAACCCCCGCGTGAGCCGCTCCTCGGCGCTGGCGAGCAAGGCGACGGGCTTTCCTATCGCCAAGATTGCTGCGCTGCTGGCGGTGGGCTATCACCTTGACGAGCTGCCCAACGACATCACCAAGGAAACGCCCGCCGCCTTTGAACCCACCATTGACTATGTGGTGACCAAGATTCCGCGCTTCGCCTTCGAGAAGTTCCCCGGCACGCCCGACGCGCTGGGCACGCAGATGCGCTCGGTGGGCGAGGTAATGGCGATTGGCCGCACCTTCAAGGAATCGCTGCAAAAGGCGCTGCGCTCGATTGAGGCCGATGTGCGCGGTGAATTCGCCGCCATGACCCGCGATGAATTGCGCTCCCTCCTCTACCCCAACCCCCGCCGCATCGAAGCGGTGATTGAGCTGATTCGCCGGGGCGAGAGCGTGGACGCACTGCACGACGCGACCAAAATCAACACCTGGTTCCTGAACCAAATCCGCGAAATCATTGACGCGGAAAAGGAAATCGCCGCGCTTGGCCCGATTGCCGAGTGGAAATATGAATACTGGCGCGAAATCAAGCGCCTGGGCTTTTCTGATGCCCGCCTGGGCGAAATCGTGAACCTGAGCGAGTTGCAGGTGCGCGAGCTACGTAAGAAGGCCAAAGCCACCCCCGTCTACAAGACGGTGGACACCTGTGCCGCCGAGTTTGAGGCGTTTACCCCATACCACTACTCCACCTATGAGTGGGAAGACGAAGTGCGCTCCACTGACAAGCCCAAAGTGGTGATTCTGGGCAGCGGTCCCAACCGCATCGGGCAGGGCGTGGAGTTTGATTACGCCACCGTGCATGCCGTGTGGGCGCTGCAAGAGGCGGGCTATGAGACCATCATGGTCAACTCCAACCCCGAAACCGTGTCCACCGACTACGACACGGCGGACCGCCTGTACTTCGAGCCGCTCACCTTTGAAGACGTGATGAACATCATCGAGCACGAAAAACCCGTGGGCGTGATTGTGCAGCTTGGCGGACAGACCCCGCTGAAGCTGGCGCAGCGGCTGGCGGACGCGGGCGCACCCATCATCGGCACCAGCCCCGAAACCATTCACCAGGCCGAGGACCGCGCCAGCTTCAACGAGCTGTGCGAACGCCTGGGCATTCCGCAGCCGCTGGGCAAAGTGGCCGCCACCCCCACGCAGGCCGAGCGACTGGCCGAGGAACTGGGCTTCCCGCTGATGGCCCGCCCCTCCTACGTGCTGGGGGGCCGCGCCATGCGGACGGTGCGCTCCATGCCCGAGCTGAAAACCTACCTGAAGGAAGTGTACGCGGCCGTAGAAGGCCAGCCGAGCATCCTGCTGGACCAGTTCCTGGAAGGGGCGCTGGAGCTGGACGTGGACTGCCTGTGCGACGGCCAGAGCGCTGTGGTCGCGGGCATCATGGAGCACATTGAGGCGGCTGGGGTTCACTCGGGCGACTCGGCCTGCATCATCCCCCCCGTCAGCCTGAGCGCCGAGCTGCTGGAGACGGTCAAGAAGACCACCGAGCGCCTGGCGCTGGAACTGGGCGTAAGGGGCTTGATGAACGTGCAGTATGCAGTCAAGGACGGCGTGCCCTACATCCTGGAGGCCAACCCCCGCGCCAGCCGCACCGTGCCCTACGTGTCCAAAGCCACTGGGCACCCGCTTGCCAAGTACGCCGCCCGCATCGCCGCTGGCGAAACGCTGGAGCAGATTGGCCTGCGCGAAACCCCCGTGCCTGGCATGTATTCGGTAAAGGAAGTCCATCTGCCGTTCCTGAAGTTCGCGGGCGTGCAGCCCATCCTGGGGCCGGAAATGAAGAGCACCGGCGAGAGCATGGGCATTGACCGTGACCCGTACCTGGCCTTCTACCGCGCCCAGATTGGGGCCAAGAACATGCTGCCCCTCAGCGGCTCGGCAGTCGTGTTGGGCGAAGGCCTGGATGACGTAGCCGCCATGCTGGAAAGCGCGGGCCTCAGCGTGAGCCGCGAGGCTGGACAGGACCTGCCCGACCTCTTGATTGACACCACCGAGAGCGGGCTGCTGCGGCAGGCGCTGGAGCGTGGCAAAGCGATTGTGACCACCCGGGAAGCTGCCGAGTGGACCGCTAAGGCGATTAAGGTGGCGGTAGATGCTGGGGAGTTGGGGGTTACTGGGTTGCAGGAGTGGGTTAAGTGA
- a CDS encoding IS630 family transposase, translating into MVTLRANWEKLSTIGAITSDGRFFQHTTSGAIRSGEVIRFFGHILRQVQGNIVVVLDNAKIHHAKVTQAFVGSHERLSLIFLPPYAPELNPIELVWAYVKRNVLGNFCAHSIRALKKRLVTAWQRVRYIHLPRQLMDANLRRYQ; encoded by the coding sequence CTGGTCACGCTCAGAGCGAACTGGGAGAAGCTTTCGACGATTGGGGCGATCACTTCAGATGGACGATTCTTCCAGCACACAACATCCGGAGCGATCCGCAGTGGAGAGGTCATCCGATTCTTTGGGCACATCCTGCGCCAAGTTCAGGGGAACATCGTCGTGGTGCTGGACAATGCGAAAATTCATCACGCGAAAGTAACCCAGGCGTTCGTGGGTTCCCACGAACGCCTCTCTCTGATCTTTCTGCCTCCGTATGCTCCAGAGTTGAACCCGATCGAGTTGGTGTGGGCCTACGTCAAGCGCAATGTGTTGGGGAACTTTTGTGCCCACTCCATCAGAGCGCTGAAAAAGAGGCTTGTCACCGCCTGGCAGCGGGTCCGCTATATTCACCTGCCCCGTCAGCTTATGGACGCCAACTTACGCCGCTATCAATAA
- a CDS encoding transposase, with the protein MKLLFLDEAAIWLTQPNTYSWRPIQQPLRVPTSKARGIRARLNLMGVVEYGSGTVFYREIEGNTTGQAVVDFIEVLAADANPECPTVVLVDRASVHTCSAVNQQRKRWQDLGLIIAHLPAYSPELNDMEPQWRHLKYQELPERHYQNKTDLRRAVGGANWGIAI; encoded by the coding sequence CTGAAACTTCTTTTCCTCGACGAAGCCGCTATTTGGTTGACTCAACCCAATACCTATAGCTGGCGACCTATTCAGCAGCCCCTCCGTGTACCCACGAGTAAAGCTCGTGGTATCCGTGCCCGATTGAACTTAATGGGAGTTGTGGAATATGGGTCTGGAACAGTGTTTTACCGAGAGATAGAGGGAAATACTACAGGTCAGGCCGTTGTGGATTTCATCGAGGTTCTTGCTGCTGATGCGAATCCAGAATGTCCTACGGTTGTCCTTGTGGACCGAGCAAGTGTGCACACTTGCTCGGCAGTGAACCAGCAACGGAAGAGGTGGCAGGACCTCGGTCTCATCATCGCCCATCTCCCCGCCTACAGCCCTGAACTCAATGATATGGAGCCCCAGTGGCGACACCTGAAATATCAAGAGTTGCCAGAACGCCACTACCAGAACAAAACAGATTTGCGAAGGGCAGTTGGTGGAGCCAACTGGGGAATTGCAATATGA
- a CDS encoding IS4 family transposase gives MIAARSINHHDLSPHMPGISTPQAKKRRADRTFRDEQLDMDFFIALLVVHLPPGKVLLSLDRTNWEHGETPINFLVLGAVVHGFTLPLIWVPLDESGNSHTYARMWLVLKLLRVLPAKRWQGLVADREFIGAEWFRFLRRQGIKRAIRIRHSDMLDDMNGKEWFKHVQHGHFHEIDEKVFVFGELMRVVATRSSTGDLVIIATDFSARKTWKLYKQRWSIECTFSSFKKRGFDLERTGITERSRLQRLFGLVTLAWMFCLRLGVWLGQTHPIPVLKHGRREVSLVRHGAQHLVDALRWKPKQFMAVLDLLTQPFCPPGGAGSEVVTY, from the coding sequence ATGATTGCCGCGAGGAGCATCAATCATCACGACCTGAGTCCTCACATGCCCGGTATCAGCACGCCGCAAGCCAAGAAAAGAAGGGCGGACCGAACCTTCCGGGATGAGCAGCTGGACATGGACTTTTTCATCGCTCTGCTCGTCGTCCATCTTCCACCGGGGAAGGTGTTGCTGAGTCTGGACCGCACCAATTGGGAGCATGGGGAAACGCCCATCAATTTTCTGGTGCTTGGAGCCGTGGTTCATGGCTTCACCCTGCCCCTGATTTGGGTTCCTCTTGATGAGTCTGGGAACAGCCACACCTACGCCCGTATGTGGCTGGTGTTGAAGCTCCTCCGCGTCTTGCCAGCGAAACGCTGGCAAGGCCTGGTGGCTGACCGTGAGTTCATCGGTGCGGAGTGGTTCCGTTTTCTCCGTCGTCAAGGCATCAAGCGGGCGATCCGCATTCGGCACAGCGACATGCTGGACGACATGAATGGGAAGGAATGGTTTAAGCACGTCCAGCACGGGCATTTCCATGAAATCGACGAAAAGGTGTTCGTGTTTGGCGAACTCATGCGGGTGGTCGCGACGAGGTCATCCACAGGTGACCTCGTCATCATTGCCACAGATTTCAGCGCTCGGAAGACCTGGAAGCTGTACAAGCAGCGCTGGTCAATCGAGTGCACCTTCAGCAGCTTCAAGAAGCGAGGCTTCGACCTGGAGCGGACTGGGATTACGGAAAGGAGCCGTCTACAGCGGCTCTTTGGCCTGGTGACACTGGCCTGGATGTTCTGCTTGCGTCTGGGAGTCTGGCTCGGCCAGACTCATCCCATTCCCGTTTTGAAGCACGGTCGTAGAGAGGTCAGCCTGGTCCGGCACGGTGCTCAGCATCTCGTAGACGCTCTACGGTGGAAACCCAAACAGTTCATGGCTGTCCTAGACCTGCTGACCCAGCCTTTTTGCCCACCAGGAGGGGCTGGAAGTGAAGTTGTCACCTACTGA
- a CDS encoding IS4 family transposase translates to MNHLNQPPQDSLFTALRPFFRIDQRRFTVLVALILAIIQQRSVVLNNLKATITLPGSREMRYQRLLRFVQFLIPEEMYLKFALHVLGTDELTLILDRTNWKLGKRDVNILMLSAVWEGFSLPLMWRFLPHGGSSDQRIRKELMADFLRHCPQVHIDGLLADREFIGQDWFTFLSEHGIAPCIRLRSDTKMDSLPVHVFAKKMQVGEVRVWHSSMVVYGVRLRVLALKVSKTEMLYLAYKGRADQNLRKYALRWQCENLHAALKTRGFDLEATGLTQAERVSTLLMVIAISFIWCLRTGTVLLLEGNVETMKAKRQKAHGYASKSLFRLGLDELRDLLSHPSPENWNRLSSFRV, encoded by the coding sequence ATGAACCACCTGAACCAGCCCCCCCAAGATAGCCTCTTCACTGCCTTGCGTCCCTTTTTCCGTATTGACCAGCGACGGTTCACCGTCCTGGTCGCGTTGATTCTGGCGATCATCCAGCAGCGCAGCGTGGTGCTGAACAATCTGAAAGCTACGATCACTTTGCCAGGTAGTCGAGAAATGCGGTATCAACGCCTTCTGCGCTTTGTTCAGTTTTTGATTCCAGAGGAGATGTATCTGAAGTTTGCGCTTCACGTGCTGGGTACGGATGAGCTGACGCTCATCCTGGACCGGACGAACTGGAAACTGGGCAAGAGGGACGTCAACATCCTGATGCTGTCTGCGGTATGGGAAGGGTTCAGTTTGCCGCTGATGTGGCGTTTTCTCCCGCACGGGGGAAGCAGCGATCAGCGAATACGTAAGGAGCTGATGGCTGATTTTCTGCGTCACTGTCCACAGGTCCACATCGACGGTCTGCTTGCAGACCGTGAATTCATCGGCCAGGACTGGTTTACGTTCCTGAGCGAACATGGGATTGCTCCCTGTATCCGGCTGCGGAGTGACACCAAGATGGACAGCTTACCTGTCCACGTCTTCGCTAAGAAAATGCAGGTGGGAGAGGTTCGCGTCTGGCACAGCTCTATGGTGGTGTACGGGGTCAGACTCCGTGTTCTGGCACTGAAGGTCTCGAAGACGGAGATGCTGTACCTGGCCTACAAGGGCAGAGCAGATCAGAATTTGCGGAAGTACGCACTGCGCTGGCAGTGCGAAAACCTGCACGCTGCACTGAAAACCAGAGGCTTCGATCTGGAAGCGACCGGATTGACCCAGGCCGAGCGGGTGTCAACGCTGCTGATGGTGATCGCCATCAGCTTCATTTGGTGTTTGCGGACAGGTACGGTTCTGCTGCTTGAAGGCAACGTGGAGACCATGAAGGCCAAGCGCCAGAAAGCGCATGGCTACGCCAGCAAAAGTCTGTTTCGACTGGGCTTGGACGAGTTGCGAGATTTGCTCAGTCACCCAAGCCCTGAAAATTGGAACCGTCTAAGTAGCTTCCGGGTGTAG